Proteins encoded by one window of Actinocorallia herbida:
- a CDS encoding ABC transporter permease — protein sequence MLSFIIRRLIGAVAMLVVTSMVTFGIFFVLPKLAGQTTDQIAVTYAGKAATEEVVEDIKTRLGLDDPIAVQYARFAKGIVAGQNFDNGPSEIWCPPPCLGYSFRTSQPVLPTLIDRAPVTLSLALGAAVLWIVSGVGIGILSALRRGSLFDRAAMVTALAGVSLPIYFTGLLSLAIFAYGLKLWPMGVKYVPFTENPADWAYNLILPWMTLSFLYAATYARLTRSGMLETMGEDYIRTARAKGLPERTVIGKHALRASLTPILTIFGLDLGVLLGGAVLTESTFGFPGLGALSIQSIFTGDLPMVIGVVLVATGFVVFLNFLVDVLYAVVDPRVRLS from the coding sequence GTGTTGTCATTCATCATCCGCCGCCTCATCGGAGCGGTCGCCATGCTGGTGGTCACCAGCATGGTCACGTTCGGCATCTTCTTCGTCCTGCCGAAGCTGGCCGGGCAGACCACCGACCAGATCGCCGTCACCTACGCGGGCAAGGCCGCGACCGAAGAGGTCGTCGAGGACATCAAGACCCGCCTCGGCCTCGACGATCCCATCGCCGTCCAGTACGCGAGGTTCGCCAAGGGGATCGTCGCCGGGCAGAACTTCGACAACGGCCCCAGTGAGATCTGGTGCCCGCCGCCCTGCCTCGGCTACTCCTTCCGCACGTCCCAGCCGGTTCTGCCGACCCTCATCGACCGCGCGCCGGTCACCCTGTCGCTCGCCCTCGGCGCGGCGGTCCTGTGGATCGTGTCGGGCGTGGGCATCGGCATCCTGTCGGCGCTGCGGCGCGGCAGCCTGTTCGACCGGGCCGCGATGGTCACCGCGCTCGCGGGGGTCTCGCTGCCGATCTACTTCACCGGTCTGCTGTCATTGGCGATCTTCGCCTACGGGTTGAAGCTCTGGCCGATGGGCGTCAAGTACGTGCCGTTCACCGAGAACCCCGCCGACTGGGCCTACAACCTCATCCTGCCCTGGATGACCCTGTCGTTCCTGTACGCCGCCACCTACGCGCGGCTCACCCGTTCGGGGATGCTGGAGACCATGGGCGAGGACTACATCCGCACCGCCCGGGCCAAGGGTCTGCCCGAACGCACCGTCATCGGCAAGCACGCGCTGCGCGCCTCGCTGACCCCGATCCTCACGATCTTCGGCCTGGACCTCGGGGTGCTGCTCGGCGGGGCGGTGCTCACCGAGAGCACGTTCGGGTTCCCCGGGCTCGGCGCCCTGTCCATCCAGTCGATCTTCACCGGCGACCTGCCGATGGTGATCGGCGTGGTGCTGGTGGCGACCGGGTTCGTGGTGTTCCTGAACTTCCTGGTGGACGTCCTGTACGCCGTCGTCGACCCGAGAGTGAGGCTTTCGTGA
- a CDS encoding ABC transporter substrate-binding protein, with translation MKTRFKAVAATAVALMLSAGLSACGGGDGDGESFDTSPADAALTGMANPSDVKGGTLRFGHSDDWDSPDMGNTYYAYSQNFGRLYSRSLTTFSPEPGKTKDLVPDLAENLGEVSEDGLTWTYKLRAGLKYDDGTPVTSKDVKYAVERSNFTTELTQGPHYFKQYLKDNKEPYKGPYDDKSEKGLESIETPDDTTIVFHLNQPFAEFDYLVSMQTQPVPQAKDTGLDYQNAMLSTGPYKIDTYERGKVMKLSRNTNWDPATDPIRANHALPEKIEVTLKVEAADLDNRLMSGALDVDIAGVGVQQGAQPKILGQSANRANSDNPVAGYLRYLGVNPNVKPFDNVHCRRAVQYALDKVSTQTAHGGPEAGGAVATTVIPPSVSGYKEANAYPSGADNHGDLEKAKAELTECGQPNGFKTTLSVRSDRDKEVAAGTAVQQGLARIGVTVDIQSVPAGDYFGKYAGAPKWIRDNNVGLLSMAWAADWPSGYGFLSQIVDSRTIRDSGNTNIQETKLPAVDKLLDDAAKNTDIKQREAIYTQIDELVMEDATILPLVYAKILLYRPTNVTNLTITEGYGGMYDYLNIGVR, from the coding sequence TTGAAGACCAGGTTCAAAGCGGTCGCCGCCACGGCGGTGGCGCTGATGCTGTCCGCGGGCCTTTCCGCGTGCGGCGGAGGCGACGGCGATGGCGAGTCGTTCGACACCTCCCCGGCCGACGCCGCCCTCACCGGCATGGCCAACCCGTCCGACGTGAAGGGCGGGACCCTGCGGTTCGGCCACTCCGACGACTGGGACTCGCCGGACATGGGCAATACGTATTACGCCTACTCCCAGAACTTCGGCCGCCTCTACAGCAGGTCGCTGACCACGTTCAGCCCCGAGCCCGGCAAGACCAAGGACCTGGTCCCCGACCTCGCCGAGAACCTGGGCGAGGTCAGCGAGGACGGCCTGACCTGGACGTACAAGCTCCGCGCGGGCCTCAAGTACGACGACGGGACCCCGGTCACGTCCAAGGACGTCAAGTACGCGGTCGAGCGGTCGAACTTCACCACGGAGCTCACCCAGGGCCCGCACTACTTCAAGCAGTACCTCAAGGACAACAAGGAGCCCTACAAGGGCCCCTATGACGACAAGTCCGAAAAGGGCCTGGAGTCCATCGAGACCCCCGACGACACCACGATCGTCTTCCACCTGAACCAGCCGTTCGCGGAGTTCGACTACCTCGTCTCCATGCAGACGCAGCCGGTCCCACAGGCCAAGGACACCGGTCTGGACTACCAGAACGCGATGCTGTCCACCGGCCCGTACAAGATCGACACGTACGAGCGCGGCAAGGTCATGAAGCTGTCGCGCAACACCAACTGGGACCCCGCGACCGACCCGATCCGCGCGAACCACGCGCTGCCGGAGAAGATCGAGGTCACCCTCAAGGTCGAGGCCGCCGACCTGGACAACCGGCTCATGTCCGGTGCCCTCGACGTCGACATCGCCGGCGTCGGCGTCCAGCAGGGCGCCCAGCCGAAGATCCTCGGCCAGAGCGCCAACCGCGCGAACTCCGACAACCCGGTCGCGGGCTACCTGCGCTACCTCGGCGTGAACCCGAACGTGAAGCCGTTCGACAACGTGCACTGCCGCCGCGCCGTCCAGTACGCGCTGGACAAGGTCTCCACCCAGACCGCGCACGGCGGCCCCGAGGCCGGCGGCGCCGTCGCCACCACCGTGATCCCGCCGAGCGTGTCGGGCTACAAGGAGGCCAACGCCTACCCGTCGGGCGCCGACAACCACGGCGACCTGGAGAAGGCCAAGGCCGAGCTCACCGAGTGCGGTCAGCCGAACGGTTTCAAGACGACCCTGTCGGTCCGCTCCGACCGTGACAAGGAAGTCGCCGCCGGCACCGCCGTCCAGCAGGGCCTGGCCCGCATCGGCGTCACCGTCGACATCCAGAGCGTCCCGGCCGGTGACTACTTCGGCAAGTACGCGGGTGCGCCGAAGTGGATCCGCGACAACAACGTCGGCCTGCTGTCCATGGCGTGGGCCGCCGACTGGCCGTCGGGCTACGGCTTCCTCTCCCAGATCGTCGACAGCCGCACCATCCGCGACTCCGGCAACACCAACATCCAGGAGACCAAGCTCCCCGCCGTCGACAAGCTGCTCGACGACGCCGCGAAGAACACCGACATCAAGCAGCGCGAGGCGATCTACACCCAGATCGACGAGCTGGTGATGGAGGACGCGACGATCCTGCCGCTCGTCTACGCCAAGATCCTGCTGTACCGGCCGACCAATGTCACCAACCTCACCATCACCGAGGGCTACGGCGGCATGTACGACTACCTGAACATCGGCGTCCGCTAG